The proteins below come from a single Excalfactoria chinensis isolate bCotChi1 chromosome 7, bCotChi1.hap2, whole genome shotgun sequence genomic window:
- the LOC140255154 gene encoding UDP-glucuronosyltransferase 1A9-like, translating to MTLRLWSPLAAWIFILLIPGLSEGGKLLVMPMVGSHWLSMKQVVQKLAERGHEVVVLKPEVSWQMGEKGEHAYTVKTYPVSTKLEVLDNAFKLYFATHLKSKPFPLNFLALYNISVNVFGIFFRQCKELFSSTETLQYLNQSGFDAILTDPIFMCGATLANYLSLPFVFFMRGLPCNLHFEAAQCPSPLSYVPRTFSFNSDHMTFFQRVENALIALLERFYCNGYYRAAIQLSSEVLQRDVSLIDLLDSASISIMRFDFVFEYPRPVMPNMVFIGGINCAQKKPLPKREHYGEGYLPDLLLTELNEELENSFYIPD from the coding sequence ATGACACTGAGGCTTTGGTCTCCACTTGCTGCCTGGATTTTTATCCTCCTCATTCCTGGCCTGTCTGAAGGAGGGAAACTCCTGGTGATGCCCATGGTTGGAAGCCACTGGCTAAGCATGAAGCAAGTAGTTCAGAAACTCGCTGAGAGGGGACATGAAGTGGTGGTGCTTAAACCAGAAGTAAGCTGGCAgatgggagagaaaggagaacatGCATACACTGTGAAAACATACCCAGTATCTACCAAGTTAGAAGTACTGGATAATGCCTTTAAATTGTATTTTGCAACTCATCTGAAGAGTAAGCCTTTCCCATTGAATTTTCTGGCACTGTATAACATCTCAGTAAATGTTTTTGGCATCTTCTTTCGTCAGTGCAAGGAACTGTTCAGTAGCACGGAAACACTGCAGTACTTGAATCAAAGCGGCTTCGATGCAATCCTCACAGACCCTATTTTTATGTGTGGAGCTACACTTGCTAATTACCTTTCACTTCCATTTGTGTTCTTCATGAGAGGATTACCTTGCAATCTGCACTTTGAAGCAGCGCAGTGCCCAAGCCCTCTGTCGTATGTCCCGAGAACTTTTTCATTCAACTCAGACCACATGACATTTTTCCAGAGAGTGGAAAACGCACTGATTGCACTCCTGGAGCGCTTTTACTGTAATGGTTACTATAGAGCTGCGATACAGCTTTCCTCTGAAGTTCTTCAAAGAGATGTATCCCTCATAGACCTCCTGGATTCTGCATCTATTTCAATAATGAGGTTTGACTTTGTGTTTGAGTATCCCAGACCAGTGATGCCCAATATGGTCTTCATAGGAGGTATAAACTGTGCTCAGAAGAAACCACTGCCTAag